Proteins from a genomic interval of Niabella soli DSM 19437:
- a CDS encoding MgtC/SapB family protein — protein sequence MIKDLINSFDLQTISTQLILIVISILVGIIIGAEREYRNKSAGLRTFILISFGSCVFTILSIKIGIQNPDRLAANIVTGIGFLGAGVIFKDDTKIGGITTASAIWGTASLGMAAGSGHIYLALLGTVVVMAILRLLLPLQRYIDTHHKIREYKIVTQSYTDFELCIEVFKKYNLDYALLRETKEVNHFSRTWVVTGSLQKHERLTNNLINNPKIISYQF from the coding sequence ATGATTAAAGATCTTATCAACTCGTTCGACCTCCAGACAATTTCGACACAACTGATCCTGATCGTTATCTCAATACTCGTAGGCATTATTATAGGAGCCGAAAGAGAATACCGCAATAAATCAGCAGGCCTGCGCACCTTTATCCTGATTTCTTTTGGCTCCTGTGTGTTTACCATATTATCCATCAAAATCGGGATTCAGAACCCGGACCGGTTAGCCGCTAATATCGTAACCGGTATCGGCTTTTTAGGGGCCGGTGTTATTTTTAAAGACGATACAAAAATAGGCGGCATCACCACCGCCAGTGCCATATGGGGCACGGCTTCCCTGGGAATGGCGGCAGGCTCCGGACATATTTACCTGGCATTGCTTGGAACAGTAGTGGTAATGGCTATTTTAAGATTGCTGCTGCCGCTGCAACGCTATATTGACACGCATCATAAAATACGGGAATACAAAATAGTTACACAATCCTATACCGACTTTGAGTTATGTATCGAAGTCTTTAAAAAATATAACCTGGATTATGCATTGCTGCGTGAAACAAAAGAAGTGAATCATTTTTCCAGGACCTGGGTGGTAACCGGCAGTCTGCAAAAGCATGAACGGCTTACCAATAATTTAATCAACAATCCAAAGATTATTTCCTACCAATTTTAA
- a CDS encoding helical backbone metal receptor, giving the protein MINTPAITKRRIVSLVPSITELLFALDLEEEVVGITKFCIYPEKWFRTKTRIGGTKTINIEQIALLQPHLIIANKEENVKEQVEQLAASFEVLVTDVNNFDQALEMIRQVGLHANRADKAEILATSIKDSFASLRPAPLQPIVYFIWKDPWMTVGGDTFINDMLLKAGFSNRFAHQSRYPTIALEDLRHLGACKILLSSEPYPFKEKHAAALKQLLPDAAILLVDGTLFSWYGSRMLQAPSYFRKLNPLL; this is encoded by the coding sequence ATGATTAATACGCCGGCAATAACGAAAAGGAGAATCGTTTCGCTTGTTCCGTCCATTACCGAGCTCCTTTTTGCACTGGACCTGGAAGAGGAAGTGGTGGGCATTACCAAATTTTGTATTTACCCTGAAAAATGGTTCCGCACCAAAACAAGGATCGGCGGAACCAAAACAATTAATATAGAACAAATTGCTCTTTTACAGCCGCACCTGATCATTGCCAATAAGGAGGAAAATGTTAAAGAACAGGTAGAACAGCTTGCTGCCAGCTTTGAGGTACTGGTAACCGATGTCAATAATTTTGATCAGGCACTTGAAATGATCCGTCAGGTAGGCCTTCACGCCAACCGCGCCGATAAAGCGGAAATACTGGCCACCTCAATAAAAGACAGCTTCGCATCCTTGCGCCCGGCCCCTCTGCAACCCATTGTTTATTTTATTTGGAAAGATCCATGGATGACGGTTGGCGGCGATACTTTTATAAATGATATGCTGCTAAAAGCAGGATTTAGTAACAGGTTTGCGCATCAAAGCAGGTACCCCACTATTGCCTTGGAAGACCTCCGGCACCTGGGGGCGTGCAAAATCCTGCTCTCCTCCGAACCCTATCCTTTCAAAGAGAAACACGCAGCAGCACTGAAACAATTACTTCCGGATGCAGCAATCTTACTGGTTGACGGCACCTTGTTCAGTTGGTATGGGAGCCGCATGCTTCAGGCGCCGTCTTACTTCCGTAAACTAAATCCCCTCCTGTAA
- a CDS encoding retropepsin-like aspartic protease: MSRFWRFIFLIVLSPAAFLTAAAQKKSAVQRTQPTSVPYDDATGLLIIPVSVEGKTYHFLFDTGSFTALSPDLGRRLKLKKEGRVNFVDANNMEGSASFQELKEISVGTFRFYNKKVAVFPSPLFKCLNIDGVLGNDLLVDYAIYIDPEKKQLTLSNNIADFKLAQHNTFVSPVVFTRQMSPFIDTKLTHEATGIFVTIFDTGFRGLYQVARASAADSTLTDYFAVLDSGKIKGSNALSVYDKNIETIETQYRLLLPELHIGNATFLNVHVQSMDKSYNALGIELLKYGGCILDNKNKRFYFFPDTPVVNLDEREWPLSFGLSDDDLIITYVWDPRLRDEFEVGDQVLAIGQHAYNGNNFCDLLSRPPFPETATAEEITVKDKKGVIKKLLLKKEDYD, translated from the coding sequence ATGAGCCGTTTTTGGAGATTTATATTTCTTATAGTATTGAGCCCGGCTGCTTTTCTTACGGCAGCGGCTCAAAAAAAGAGCGCGGTACAACGCACTCAGCCGACAAGCGTCCCCTACGATGATGCAACGGGCCTGCTGATAATACCCGTGAGCGTTGAAGGGAAAACCTATCATTTTCTTTTTGACACGGGTTCCTTCACTGCCCTTTCACCCGATCTGGGCCGACGCCTAAAATTAAAGAAAGAAGGTAGGGTAAATTTCGTTGATGCCAACAATATGGAAGGAAGCGCCTCTTTCCAGGAACTTAAAGAGATCAGCGTTGGCACCTTTCGCTTCTACAATAAGAAGGTAGCAGTTTTCCCGAGCCCGCTTTTTAAATGCCTCAATATTGATGGCGTACTGGGCAACGACCTCCTGGTGGATTACGCAATATATATTGACCCTGAAAAAAAGCAACTGACGCTTTCAAATAACATAGCCGATTTCAAGCTTGCGCAGCACAATACTTTCGTTTCCCCCGTTGTTTTCACACGACAAATGAGCCCGTTTATAGACACAAAACTTACCCATGAAGCAACCGGTATATTCGTCACCATTTTTGATACTGGGTTCCGGGGGCTCTACCAGGTAGCGCGGGCCTCCGCCGCAGATTCCACGTTGACAGACTATTTTGCCGTACTGGATTCGGGAAAGATAAAAGGCTCCAATGCCCTCAGCGTATACGACAAAAATATTGAAACCATCGAAACCCAATACCGGCTGTTACTGCCCGAATTACATATCGGCAATGCCACTTTTCTTAACGTGCATGTTCAAAGCATGGACAAATCGTACAATGCATTAGGGATTGAATTATTGAAGTACGGAGGCTGCATCCTTGATAATAAAAACAAGCGGTTTTATTTTTTTCCGGATACGCCAGTTGTTAATCTGGATGAAAGAGAATGGCCGCTTAGTTTTGGATTGTCCGATGACGACCTGATCATTACCTATGTATGGGATCCCCGTTTAAGAGACGAGTTCGAAGTGGGTGACCAGGTGCTTGCAATTGGACAGCACGCTTATAACGGAAATAATTTTTGCGATCTGCTCAGCCGGCCTCCTTTTCCTGAAACAGCAACAGCGGAAGAAATAACCGTCAAAGACAAAAAAGGAGTTATAAAAAAATTGTTGCTAAAAAAAGAAGATTATGATTAA
- the ubiE gene encoding bifunctional demethylmenaquinone methyltransferase/2-methoxy-6-polyprenyl-1,4-benzoquinol methylase UbiE, protein MQRPLTAQNSLPLLVMTELPHDHIIPYQESGKTKKEQVAEMFDRIAVRYDLLNRVLSGRTDVTWRKKAIGLLKKYRPQQILDIATGTGDLALTACKLLHPQHITGVDISAQMLEVGKQKIAKEGLSDKITLELGDSENLHFVDAQFDAVTAAFGVRNFENLEKGLSEMHRVLKPGGQLVIIEFSRPKPGVFKGIYQLYMTVVAPQIAGILKQNKEAYKYLNKSAKAFPERNDFTAIVTRAGFKNAAYRSLTFGVCCIYTAEK, encoded by the coding sequence ATGCAACGCCCCTTAACAGCACAAAACTCTTTACCTTTGTTGGTTATGACGGAATTACCACACGACCATATTATTCCCTATCAAGAATCCGGCAAAACGAAAAAGGAACAGGTAGCCGAGATGTTTGACCGGATAGCGGTGCGCTATGATTTGCTGAACCGGGTGCTTTCCGGCAGAACAGATGTTACCTGGAGAAAAAAGGCGATAGGCCTGCTTAAAAAGTATCGTCCCCAGCAAATACTGGATATTGCTACCGGCACAGGTGACCTGGCACTTACCGCCTGTAAGCTATTGCACCCGCAACACATAACCGGGGTAGACATTTCAGCGCAAATGCTGGAAGTTGGCAAACAAAAAATTGCAAAAGAAGGGCTTTCAGACAAGATAACATTGGAGTTGGGCGATTCGGAAAATCTGCATTTTGTCGACGCGCAGTTTGATGCGGTGACCGCCGCTTTTGGGGTGCGCAATTTTGAAAACCTGGAAAAAGGGCTTTCAGAAATGCACCGCGTGCTGAAACCCGGCGGGCAACTGGTGATCATAGAATTTTCCCGACCCAAACCGGGTGTATTCAAAGGAATATATCAATTGTATATGACCGTTGTGGCTCCGCAAATTGCGGGCATTTTAAAACAAAATAAGGAGGCCTATAAATATCTGAACAAATCCGCAAAGGCCTTTCCGGAACGTAATGATTTTACGGCAATTGTGACCCGGGCAGGTTTTAAAAACGCAGCTTACCGGTCCCTTACCTTTGGCGTCTGCTGCATTTATACTGCCGAAAAATAA
- a CDS encoding GntR family transcriptional regulator — MNILKYIELDVLSATPKYQQLAQSIINAIESGELEKDAILPSINELSYEFEISRDTAEKAYKHLKRMGVLGSVPGKGYYVKTKEVRSDVKIFLLFNKLSTHKKIIYDSFVKTLGPQAVIDFYIYNNDFNLFKKLIADIEKTYTHFVIITHFLDGGDGAAELINALPKDKLILLDKLVPGITGNFSAVYENFEEDIYRSLEKALKRLEHYQIVKIIEPEYSYFPMEITSGFMRFCEEYGFQGKVVHDLAKETIKQGEAYICLMEDDLVILIDKIMQTKLKIGKEVGVISYNETPLKRLILRGITTFSTDFAAMGEEAARIILSGEKKMMPVPFYLQLRPSL; from the coding sequence ATGAATATTTTGAAGTATATAGAATTAGATGTGCTGTCCGCCACTCCCAAATATCAGCAACTGGCGCAATCGATCATAAACGCCATTGAATCCGGAGAATTAGAAAAAGATGCAATCCTGCCTTCTATTAATGAGTTAAGCTATGAGTTTGAAATATCAAGGGATACGGCCGAAAAGGCGTATAAACATCTGAAGCGAATGGGCGTGCTGGGCTCGGTGCCGGGAAAGGGCTACTATGTAAAAACTAAAGAAGTGCGTAGCGACGTGAAGATCTTCCTGTTGTTTAATAAACTCAGCACCCATAAAAAAATCATTTATGATTCATTTGTAAAAACCCTCGGCCCCCAGGCGGTTATCGATTTTTATATTTATAATAATGATTTTAACCTGTTTAAAAAGCTGATTGCTGACATTGAAAAAACATACACGCATTTTGTGATCATTACTCATTTTTTGGATGGGGGAGATGGCGCCGCGGAATTAATAAATGCATTGCCCAAGGATAAACTGATCCTGCTGGATAAGTTGGTGCCGGGCATAACAGGGAATTTTAGTGCCGTGTATGAAAATTTTGAAGAAGATATTTATCGCTCGCTTGAAAAGGCGTTGAAACGGCTGGAGCATTACCAGATAGTGAAGATTATTGAACCCGAATACTCTTATTTTCCAATGGAGATAACCAGCGGATTTATGCGGTTTTGCGAGGAGTATGGATTTCAGGGAAAAGTAGTGCATGACCTGGCGAAGGAAACCATAAAGCAGGGAGAAGCCTATATCTGTTTAATGGAAGATGATTTGGTGATCCTGATCGATAAAATAATGCAAACAAAATTAAAAATAGGAAAAGAAGTTGGGGTCATCAGCTACAATGAAACACCATTGAAACGGTTGATACTACGGGGTATTACCACTTTTTCTACTGATTTTGCAGCTATGGGGGAAGAGGCTGCGCGGATCATTTTAAGTGGCGAAAAGAAAATGATGCCGGTGCCTTTTTATTTGCAGTTGCGCCCATCCCTTTAA
- the yihA gene encoding ribosome biogenesis GTP-binding protein YihA/YsxC, giving the protein MEIISATYIKSSPDYGQCPKADRPEYAFIGRSNVGKSSLINMLCNKKALAKTSAAPGKTQLINHFEIISATRDKSGKQEKRPWYLVDLPGYGYAKVSQKQRKSWSAMIEKYILKRENLITLFVLIDSRHEPQLIDLEFINQLGAWSIPFALVFTKADKNKPGATIRNVDAFLNKLRETWEALPPHFITSAIDKNGREEVLEYVGKLNATAG; this is encoded by the coding sequence ATGGAAATTATTTCTGCAACGTATATAAAAAGCAGCCCCGACTATGGGCAGTGCCCCAAAGCAGATCGCCCTGAATACGCATTTATCGGGCGCAGCAATGTGGGTAAATCTTCATTGATCAACATGCTTTGTAATAAGAAGGCTTTGGCAAAAACCTCCGCCGCCCCTGGAAAAACACAACTGATCAATCATTTTGAGATCATAAGCGCAACAAGGGATAAAAGTGGTAAACAGGAAAAGCGGCCCTGGTACCTGGTGGATCTTCCGGGGTATGGTTATGCAAAGGTTTCCCAGAAGCAACGCAAGAGCTGGTCGGCAATGATCGAAAAATATATCCTGAAAAGGGAGAATTTGATCACCTTATTTGTGCTGATCGACAGCCGTCATGAACCACAGCTCATCGACCTCGAATTTATTAATCAACTGGGAGCATGGAGCATACCCTTTGCATTGGTATTTACCAAAGCCGATAAAAATAAACCGGGCGCTACTATAAGAAATGTGGATGCGTTTTTAAATAAGCTCCGCGAGACCTGGGAGGCGCTGCCGCCGCACTTCATTACTTCGGCAATTGATAAAAACGGGCGGGAGGAAGTGCTGGAGTATGTTGGGAAACTGAATGCGACCGCGGGGTAG
- a CDS encoding MutS-related protein, giving the protein MQIDTTSFNDIAIFHPEEDYSIFHKLNFTRTFGGKEWLRHFFSNPFNDITKINGTQNIIKQLILHVAEWPEDVTNGTMLVMDRFLDYALDKISDSPNVVDATIYRLLHHADYSMVRFSISHFADFFRSIKKIADLLRDTDLPASFRIYLDRIDQLLKTESFHQLSETQKDQELPINKNLYYAGQVRVAHKRAVEELMDIYSRLDAWYSMAIAVKHYNLSFPVFVKQETPMIEADGLYHILLHNPVPYNVAITRENNFLFLTGANMAGKSTLIKSVGAAVFLAHIGMGVPAKAMQLTLFDGLISNINVMDNIVKGESYFFNEVQRVKNTVEKISNDQKWLVLIDELFKGTNVQDAMRCSLAVIRGLMKVKTALFVLSTHLYEIGEDLADEKGITFKHFETTVTDDTLSFSYQLKEGISKDRLGYFILKKEKVIELLDKL; this is encoded by the coding sequence ATGCAAATAGATACTACTTCGTTTAACGATATTGCCATCTTTCATCCTGAAGAAGATTATTCTATTTTTCATAAGCTGAATTTCACCCGTACGTTTGGCGGGAAAGAATGGCTGCGGCATTTTTTTTCCAATCCGTTCAATGATATTACAAAAATCAATGGCACGCAGAATATCATTAAACAACTGATACTGCATGTAGCGGAATGGCCGGAGGATGTTACCAATGGCACCATGCTCGTAATGGATCGTTTTCTTGACTATGCGCTGGATAAGATAAGCGACAGCCCTAATGTTGTAGATGCCACGATCTATCGCCTCTTACACCACGCCGATTATTCGATGGTGCGTTTTTCCATCAGTCATTTTGCTGATTTTTTCAGGAGCATCAAAAAAATAGCAGACCTGCTGCGGGATACAGATTTACCCGCCAGCTTCCGGATCTATCTGGACCGGATCGATCAACTCTTGAAAACAGAATCTTTCCATCAGTTATCGGAAACTCAAAAAGACCAGGAGCTCCCTATTAATAAAAACCTTTATTATGCCGGGCAGGTTCGCGTAGCACATAAAAGAGCGGTGGAGGAATTAATGGATATCTATTCCCGGCTGGATGCCTGGTATTCCATGGCCATTGCGGTAAAACATTATAACCTGAGCTTCCCCGTATTTGTAAAGCAGGAAACACCCATGATAGAAGCTGATGGATTGTATCATATCTTATTGCATAATCCCGTTCCGTACAATGTGGCCATTACCCGGGAAAACAATTTTCTTTTTCTTACCGGCGCCAATATGGCCGGCAAGAGCACACTGATCAAGTCTGTGGGCGCTGCCGTTTTCCTGGCGCATATCGGGATGGGCGTTCCCGCAAAGGCAATGCAACTGACGCTGTTTGACGGGCTCATCAGCAATATTAATGTGATGGATAATATTGTAAAGGGCGAAAGTTATTTCTTTAACGAGGTACAACGGGTGAAGAATACGGTTGAAAAGATCAGTAATGATCAAAAATGGCTGGTGCTTATTGATGAACTGTTTAAAGGCACCAATGTACAGGATGCCATGCGTTGTTCCCTGGCCGTGATCCGCGGGCTGATGAAAGTAAAAACGGCACTCTTTGTGCTCTCGACCCATCTCTATGAGATCGGCGAAGACCTGGCCGATGAAAAAGGCATTACGTTTAAGCATTTTGAAACCACCGTAACTGATGATACGCTTTCCTTCAGCTACCAGTTAAAAGAGGGCATCAGCAAAGATCGTTTAGGATATTTCATTTTAAAAAAGGAAAAGGTGATTGAACTGCTGGATAAACTGTAA
- a CDS encoding dihydroorotase: MQTFLIKAINLVNEGKTVTTDVLIHNGRIQKIAGSITAPAAIEIDGEGKYLLPGAIDDQVHFREPGLTHKATIYTESKAAVAGGVTSFMEMPNTVPPAFTLELLENKYNIARQTSLANYSFFMGTNNQNADDALTANQHKDKICGIKAFMGSSTGNLLVDNPLVLEKLFGESELLIATHCEDERIIKRNMQEAIASGRKLTAADHPIIRNEEACFESSFYAVQLAKKHGARLHILHISTERELQLFTNMLPLKDKKITAEVCVHHLHFTADDYAVQGNLIKCNPAIKAPRNRAALWEALLDDRLDVIATDHAPHTWEEKNEPYLKAHAGVPLVQHSLPLMLYYVKQGKITLEKVAEKMSHAVAECFQIKERGYIREGYHADLVIVDMNTPFQATKENILYKCNWSPFENNDGKGTPFTFPASITHTFINGNLVYGNGQWNESIKGQRLLFDRV, encoded by the coding sequence ATGCAAACATTTTTAATAAAAGCAATAAACCTGGTAAACGAAGGGAAAACTGTTACAACAGACGTACTTATTCATAACGGAAGGATCCAAAAGATAGCCGGCAGCATTACGGCGCCTGCTGCCATCGAAATTGACGGGGAAGGAAAATACCTGCTACCCGGCGCCATCGACGACCAGGTGCATTTCCGGGAGCCGGGTTTAACGCATAAAGCAACAATTTACACAGAAAGCAAAGCCGCTGTTGCAGGAGGGGTTACCAGTTTTATGGAGATGCCCAATACCGTTCCCCCTGCTTTTACATTAGAGCTCCTGGAAAATAAATACAACATTGCCCGGCAGACTTCGCTGGCCAATTATTCTTTTTTTATGGGCACCAATAATCAAAATGCAGACGATGCCTTAACCGCTAACCAACACAAAGACAAGATCTGCGGCATCAAGGCTTTTATGGGATCCAGTACGGGGAATTTACTGGTGGACAATCCGCTGGTGCTGGAAAAACTATTTGGTGAAAGTGAATTGCTGATCGCCACGCATTGCGAAGACGAACGCATCATTAAACGGAATATGCAGGAAGCGATTGCCTCCGGGCGCAAGCTTACTGCGGCCGACCATCCCATTATTCGCAACGAGGAAGCCTGCTTTGAATCGTCTTTTTACGCCGTGCAGCTCGCTAAAAAGCACGGGGCTCGATTGCACATCTTACATATCAGTACTGAAAGGGAATTGCAGCTTTTTACTAATATGCTTCCGCTGAAAGACAAAAAGATCACTGCCGAAGTATGTGTGCACCACCTCCATTTTACGGCTGACGACTATGCCGTTCAGGGCAACCTTATCAAATGTAACCCGGCCATTAAAGCGCCCCGCAACCGTGCCGCTTTATGGGAAGCCCTGCTGGACGACCGGCTGGATGTGATTGCCACGGATCATGCGCCGCATACCTGGGAAGAAAAAAATGAGCCCTACCTGAAAGCGCATGCCGGCGTACCCCTGGTGCAACATTCGCTGCCGCTAATGCTTTACTATGTAAAACAGGGAAAGATCACCCTGGAAAAAGTGGCGGAGAAAATGAGTCATGCCGTCGCAGAATGCTTTCAGATAAAAGAACGGGGATATATCCGTGAAGGGTATCATGCAGATCTTGTGATCGTGGATATGAATACACCCTTTCAGGCGACAAAAGAAAATATTCTTTATAAATGCAACTGGAGCCCCTTTGAAAATAATGACGGTAAGGGCACCCCCTTCACTTTCCCCGCAAGTATTACACACACTTTTATAAATGGTAATCTGGTTTATGGAAACGGGCAATGGAATGAGTCTATAAAAGGACAGCGTTTATTATTTGACAGAGTATGA